One part of the Glycine soja cultivar W05 chromosome 11, ASM419377v2, whole genome shotgun sequence genome encodes these proteins:
- the LOC114375494 gene encoding uncharacterized protein LOC114375494, with product MDQSPPYYNRFPQTPSSSKKGRSGYEPSDTETEWQEIPRHERERRNFTLEETKAFTLMNKSPMALHRRHPSRFEHEVSSASTASRRRHHSKSPYKLRVAEEDVTVAASSSPITGLNTKRNISPLPRPDLGRTVSPFREQRIEKPHYKRSVTAPRLRIQESNNGGRTINEMVHKQREASPFEAPSVGIINEMIAQVKLSKDPTSDYSSVLESTDSIHPGDLFFSRECNALQAKNSSLPRRIQQCEYFSPRPPVNTTRIPSESKGNNGDINMKMNILSRSNTGLSSAATSRKGSDTGKPSSVTSEASGKTTASMKKFTANRKKNQKDTWFSCMKTGNCRTTKKSPERRPIDESSFIEKAVVVESLPQFWADKHQPASLNGFICNKHEAQLLKELVSQGSCPHILLLGPSGSGKRELAMAILREIYGDACCNLSHDLRHFPIQDQRLKKVSVPITSSSHHMELDVNSEPNAKYALMGLIKEISNIYAIAPEVSNINFKSDFKVIVLYDVHKAVDNIQHIIKWIIDRYSDICKLVLCCEDDADLIEPVKNRFKVIQVDAPQNHEIIEVLIQIAKNEEIDLSVNFAAKIATKSKQNLRKAIMALEACNAHNYPFSEEQPIPVGWEEIVIEVAAEILADPSFSRLLSIRGKFQMLLLDFVHPKLILQKLVEHLLKRIEASLRRELYYWHAYYDRRLPPGITALLKLEEFVAKFMSMCRKNSGSRKYV from the exons ATGGATCAGTCACCACCTTATTATAACCGATTTCCTCAGACTCCAAGCTCATCCAAGAAGGGAAGAAGTGGTTATGAACCATCAGACACAGAGACAGAGTGGCAAGAGATTCCACGGCACGAACGAGAAAGAAGAAACTTCActttagaagaaacaaaagCATTTACACTAATGAACAAAAGCCCCATGGCACTACACAGGAGACACCCTTCAAGGTTTGAACATGAAGTCTCATCAGCTTCAACAGCTTCACGAAGAAGACACCATAGTAAATCACCCTATAAGCTGCGCGTAGCAGAAGAAGATGTTACTGTTGCTGCATCATCATCACCCATAACAGGTTTGAATACAAAGAGAAATATCAGTCCCTTGCCGAGACCTGACCTTGGAAGAACCGTGTCTCCTTTCAGGGAGCAAAGAATTGAGAAGCCACACTACAAGAGATCAGTGACAGCTCCAAGATTGAGGATTCAAGAGAGCAACAACGGAGGGAGAACCATTAATGAAATGGTTCATAAACAAAGAGAAGCTTCTCCTTTCGAAGCGCCTTCGGTTGGCATAATCAACGAGATGATAGCACAGGTGAAGCTATCTAAAGATCCCACTAGTGATTATTCATCAGTGCTCGAAAGCACTGATTCCATTCATCCGGGTGACCTTTTCTTTTCTCGCGAATGCAACGCCTTGCAAGCGAAGAATTCTTCGTTGCCAAGACGCATCCAGCAGTGTGAGTATTTCAGTCCAAGACCACCGGTGAACACCACCAGAATCCCATCTGAAAGCAAAGGAAATAATGGTGACATTAACATGAAAATGAATATCTTGTCTCGATCAAACACGGGTTTAAGTTCTGCGGCTACGAGTAGAAAGGGCAGTGACACTGGGAAGCCAAGTAGTGTAACAAGCGAAGCTAGTGGAAAGACAACTGCAAGCATGAAGAAATTCACAGCCaatagaaaaaagaatcagaaaGATACATGGTTTTCTTGCATGAAAACAGGTAACTGTAGAACCACAAAAAAATCGCCCGAACGTCGACCTATTGATGAATCTTCTTTCATAGAGAAGGCAGTTGTAGTGGAAAGCCTCCCACAATTCTGGGCAGATAAACACCAACCTGCTTCACTTAATGGCTTCATTTGCAATAAACATGAAGCTCAACTTCTCAAGGAATTG GTGTCTCAGGGCTCTTGTCCTCATATTTTGCTTCTAGGACCCTCTGGCTCCGGGAAAAGAGAACTAGCAATGGCTATTCTTCGAGAAATATATGGGGATGCATGTTGTAAC CTGTCTCATGATTTAAGACATTTTCCTATTCAG GACCAAAGGCTTAAGAAAGTATCTGTTCCAATAACATCCAGTTCTCATCACATGGAGCTAGATGTAAATTCAGAACCAAATGCTAAATATGCTTTAATGGGATTAATCAAAGAAATTAGCAATATATATGCGATTGCCCCTGAAGTCAGCAATATTAATTTCAAGTCAGATTTTAAAG TTATAGTTCTTTATGACGTCCACAAAGCAGTAGATAACATCCAGCACATTATCAAATGGATCATAGACCGCTATTCTGATATATGCAAATTAGTCCTCTGCTGTGAAGATGATGCAGACCTTATTGAACCTGTGAAAAACCGATTCAAAGTTATCCAAGTTGATGCTCCTCAGAATCACGAA ATTATTGAGGTTCTTATTCAGATAGCAAAGAATGAGGAAATTGATCTATCCGTGAATTTTGCTGCAAAAATTGCTACAAAATCTAAGCAGAACCTCAGAAAAGCAATCATGGCTCTTGAAGCATGCAATGCACACAA CTATCCTTTTTCAGAAGAACAACCAATTCCGGTTGGATGGGAGGAGATTGTAATAGAAGTTGCTGCAGAGATCCTAGCTGATCCATCATTTTCACG CTTACTCTCAATACGAGGGAAATTTCAAATGCTTCTGTTGGATTTTGTCCACCCGAAATTGATTCTCCAG AAACTCGTGGAACATCTCCTAAAAAGAATTGAGGCCAGCTTAAGAAGGGAGCTTTACTACTGGCATGCTTATTAT GACAGAAGACTCCCACCAGGAATAACAGCTTTACTAAAGTTAGAAG AATTCGTGGCCAAGTTCATGAGCATGTGCAGAAAAAACTCTGGCAGTCGGAAATATGTGTAG
- the LOC114377604 gene encoding soluble inorganic pyrophosphatase 1-like: MAHHEDSSAWNSSKPHPKLNERILSSLSRRTVAAHPWHDLEIGPGAPAVFNCVVEIGKGSKVKYELDKTSGLIKVDRILYSSVVYPHNYGFIPRTICEDSDPMDVLVLMQEPVLPGSFLRARAIGLMPMIDQGERDDKIIAVCADDPEFRHYTDIKELPPHRLAEIRRFFEDYKKNENKIVDVEDFLPAEAAIDAIKYSMDLYAAYIVESLRH; this comes from the exons ATGGCTCATCATGAAGATTCAAGTGCATGGAATTCGAGTAAACCTCACCCTAAGCTCAATGAAAGAATTCTGTCTTCTCTGTCACGGAGAACTGTTGCTGCTCACCCCTGGCACGACTTAGAGATTG GGCCAGGAGCTCCAGCAGTTTTCAACTGT GTGGTTGAAATTGGCAAAGGAAGTAAGGTTAAGTATGAGCTGGACAAGACAAGTGGACTTATAAAG GTTGATCGTATTCTTTACTCATCAGTAGTCTACCCACACAACTATGGTTTTATCCCAAGAACCATTTGTGAAGACAGTGATCCTATGGACGTGCTGGTTCTAATGCAG GAACCCGTGCTTCCTGGTTCCTTCCTTCGTGCTCGTGCTATTGGACTAATGCCTATGATTGACCAG GGTGAGAGGGATGACAAGATCATAGCAGTTTGTGCTGATGACCCTGAGTTCCGCCATTACACAGACATCAAGGAGCTTCCTCCACATCGGCTTGCTGAAATCAGAAGATTCTTTGAGGACT ACAAGAAGAATGAGAACAAAATAGTTGATGTTGAAGACTTTCTACCAGCTGAAGCTGCCATTGATGCCATCAAGTACTCCAT GGACTTGTATGCTGCTTACATAGTTGAGAGCTTAAGGCACTAA
- the LOC114377018 gene encoding gamma carbonic anhydrase 1, mitochondrial-like translates to MGTLGRAFYAVGFWIRETGQAIDRLGSRLQGNYLFQEQLSRHRPLMNLFDKAPSVHRDAFVAPSASLLGDVHVGPASSIWYGCVLRGDVNSITIGSGTNIQDNSLVHVAKSNLSGKVLPTIIGDNVTVGHSAVLQGCTVEDEAFIGMGATLLDGVYVEKHAMVAAGALVRQNTRIPYGEVWGGNPARFLRKLTEDEMTFFSQSALNYSNLAQAHSAENAKGLDETEFVKVLHKKFARHGDEYHSVLGGVQETPTELKSSDNVLLDKVPKA, encoded by the exons ATGGGAACCTTGGGCAGAGCTTTCTACGCCGTCGGATTTTGGATCCGCGAGACCGGCCAAGCCATCGATCGCCTCGGCTCTCGTCTCCAAGGCAACTACCTCTTTCAAGAACAGC TATCTAGGCATCGACCTCTGATGAATCTGTTCGACAAAGCTCCCTCGGTTCACAGGGATGCATTTGTGGCCCCCAGTGCCTCCCTCCTCGGCGATGTCCACGTTGGCCCAGCTTCCTCCATTTGGTATGGATGCGTTCTCAGAG GTGATGTTAACAGCATTACTATTGGATCTGGAACTAATATACAAGACAATTCTCTTGTTCATGTTGCCAAGTCTAATTTAAGTGGAAAAGTCTTGCCAACTATCATTGGAGATAATGTCACTGTAG GTCATAGTGCTGTGTTACAAGGATGTACTGTTGAGGATGAGGCATTTATTGGCATGGGTGCAACCTTGCTTGATGGTGTATATGTTGAGAAACATGCCATGGTTGCTGCTGGAGCTCTTGTCAGGCAGAATACAAGGATCCCTTATGGAGAG GTTTGGGGAGGTAATCCGGCAAGGTTCTTGAGAAAGCTCACAGAAGATGAAATGACCTTCTTCTCACAATCTGCcttaaattattctaatttgGCTCAGGCTCATTCTGCTGAAAATGCAAAAGGACTCGATGAGACTGAATTTGTAAAGGTTCTTCACAAGAAATTTGCTCGTCATGGTGACGAATATCATTCAGTGCTAGGTGGTGTTCAAGAAACTCCTACAGAGCTTAAATCTTCAGATAATGTTTTGCTAGACAAAGTTCCCAAGGCTTAG
- the LOC114376761 gene encoding auxilin-like protein 1, with translation MAHARQQNEAGFTLSSKINNNGSKSIYDDVYGGPPKFGVSSLSPRFEDYGEIFGSFHTPRASSIPLLDLPAVHDADAFFDPRSQAFNYTEVFGALDFAVPYENLFRHHTALDGASEEEAWSLAETDSFSGESDQSANNQSMSNGYLFHSVDGNAGFNVLYHNKANGTSNECKSKGKTHMTRLHAVPGFSRVYDETTQLHQTDPSFQDADVIDVDMEFSADKVEGNRPRKTIAHLRKFTTGEQTFDSDLNIQNGGSRKDSHSREMFITVSDINLRSMPSQVPPPCRPPPPALDAKKRSMSGFHSNSRLVVSEETPGAGSPPFFNVEDHMNSSATASADAMKEAMLRAEAKLRSAKELKERKKGDCESHSKSSYDAKINEAKMCKDITRLSSLNDHTLQGRHSKTKLSVTDYRQKLKKASPETLDNLEGKRVLNMFEEKDKIESRSSQESDRSSVGTWKDESEFFELVGIEESRRVTQPTKQIKDLVQGTETQKVEREASNVQEKHKQVKATAENYQGEAYEKKYKAAKQACEHDENIMKSEASNGKQRQREQMKKEKMAKVFEVEDNEKSIKIAHQHGKTEKKVTEADQSGIIEDVCEMGHGEHKQVEIQKPKEVDRQTPNEVQLTMGLRENEKKFKEVEKQQQSVQRHKQSEKIKENGKTEREAFALEQTEHGEKLKGSVEPEDMDEKSNVAFEPYYTEEKEVCKRENEMKLKLGKQIQIKKGLKEAHERVEIGKSPKSSSENEESDDGLIPAFRWNGNQKQLKEDFELEVNEIRLKEASKLRENEAYGSDQNRKKFKDVYGEGNRLQEAGDNKGIQKVMNQTPMQEQINGMLNEAQRKKVTEGTSSQTLAMEGSVDVSNENSHLEQSENMEQDVGGMEKDKGLNKAFVMERNEEEGNMKNAKATDETEEIESEEDLAAQSTSIHEEFIGKLKVSKKSVADQDIGKMRAECEVGEKKLKEIGVENQLANEKIRAPEMTAGDAEHLGTQSEKEGDTVTKADNRGTEATGPVTVQETVNVQKTAQWFHVGQSTESKAKSTNETSSMVKNAERMGRESEKDLTQTEEEGDREREREKDVEKAMLEAERERERQKDRMAVDRATFEARDRAYAEACERAAFERATVEVRYKALAEARERLEKACTEARDKSNIDKETIEARLKAERAAVERATAEAQDQAMEKLKNERTAFESREQLERSVSDKFCRRQDSSSSDMLDPQFQNLSSSTGSRHPYSLYGAASFSERSEREGESAQRCRARLERHRRTAERAAKALAEKNMRDLLAQKEQAERNRLSETLDAEVRRWSGGKEGNLRALLSTLQYILGPDSGWQLIPLTEVITSAAVKKAYRKATLCVHPDKLQQRGASIQHKYICEKVFDLLKEAWNKFNSEER, from the exons atggCGCATGCTCGGCAACAGAACGAGGCTGGCTTCACGCTCTCCAGCAAGATCAACAACAATGGTAGTAAGAGCATATACGACGACGTTTACGGAGGTCCACCCAAGTTCGGCGTTTCGAGCCTCTCCCCTCGTTTCGAAGACTACGGTGAGATTTTTGGAAGCTTCCACACCCCACGCGCCTCTTCCATTCCGCTCCTCGATCTTCCCGCCGTCCACGACGCCGATGCCTTCTTCGATCCCCGAAGCCAGGCTTTCAACTACACCGAAGTTTTCGGCGCTTTAGATTTTGCAGTTCCGTACGAGAATTTGTTTCGCCACCACACTGCTCTCGACGGTGCCTCCGAAGAAGAAGCCTG GAGTCTTGCAGAAACGGACTCATTCTCTGGAGAGTCAGATCAATCTGCAAACAATCAAAGCATGTCGAATGGATATCTTTTCCATTCTGTTGACGGTAATGCAGGGTTCAATGTTTTGTATCATAATAAGGCCAATGGTACAAGCAATGAATGTAAGTCAAAGGGGAAAACTCACATGACTCGGCTGCATGCTGTTCCTGGTTTCAGTCGAGTATATGATGAAACCACTCAATTGCATCAGACTGATCCATCCTTTCAGGATGCTGACGTTATTGATGTTGATATGGAATTTAGTGCAGACAAAGTGGAGGGAAACCGCCCAAGGAAAACAATAGCACATCTGCGCAAATTTACCACTGGGGAACAAACTTTTGATAGTGATCTAAATATTCAAAATGGAGGCAGCAGAAAGGATTCTCATTCCAGGGAGATGTTCATAACTGTGTCTGACATCAACCTCAGAAGTATGCCCTCTCAAGTGCCTCCCCCATGTCGTCCACCACCTCCTGCGCTGGATGCAAAAAAGCGGAGCATGTCTGGATTTCATTCAAACAGCAGGCTGGTTGTTTCTGAAGAGACACCAGGTGCTGGTTCACCACCTTTCTTTAATGTGGAGGATCATATGAATTCATCTGCTACAGCTTCTGCTGATGCTATGAAAGAAGCAATGCTTAGAGCAGAAGCAAAACTTAGGAGTGCCAAAGaattaaaagagagaaagaaaggggATTGTGAAAGCCATTCAAAATCAAGTTATGATGCAAAAATTAATGAAGCAAAGATGTGTAAGGATATAACTAGATTAAGTAGTTTGAATGATCATACATTGCAGGGAAGAcattcaaaaacaaaactatCTGTCACAGATTACAGGCAGAAACTTAAGAAAGCTTCCCCAGAAACTCTGGACAATTTAGAAGGGAAAAGAGTTTTAAACATGTTTGAGGAAAAGGACAAGATAGAATCCAGGTCATCTCAAGAATCTGATAGAAGTTCAGTTGGGACATGGAAAGATGAGTCTGAATTTTTTGAATTGGTGGGAATCGAAGAATCGAGAAGGGTAACTCAACCCACAAAGCAGATTAAGGATTTGGTGCAAGGTACTGAAACCCAAAAAGTGGAAAGAGAAGCATCTAATGTGCAAGAAAAGCATAAACAAGTAAAAGCAACTGCAGAAAATTACCAGGGGGAGGCGTacgagaaaaaatataaagcagCAAAACAGGCTTGTGAACATGATGAAAACATTATGAAATCTGAAGCATCTAATGGTAAACAGAGGCAGAGAGAgcaaatgaaaaaggaaaaaatggcCAAAGTATTTGAGGTGGAAGACAATGAGAAGAGTATAAAAATAGCCCACCAGCATGGAAAAACTGAAAAGAAAGTAACTGAAGCTGACCAATCTGGAATCATAGAAGACGTGTGTGAAATGGGACACGGAGAGCATAAACAAGTGGAAATCCAGAAACCCAAAGAAGTAGATAGACAAACACCAAATGAAGTTCAGCTGACCATGGGGCTTAGGGAAAATGAGAAGAAATTCAAAGAGGTTGAAAAGCAACAGCAGAGTGTGCAAAGGCATAAGCAATCTgagaaaatcaaagaaaatggaaaaacagAAAGAGAAGCTTTTGCTCTAGAACAGACTGAGCATGGGGAAAAGCTGAAAGGTTCTGTGGAGCCAGAAGATATGGATGAAAAATCAAATGTGGCTTTTGAACCGTATTACACAGAGGAAAAAGAGGTctgcaaaagagaaaatgaaatgaaattaaaactaGGTAAACAGATTCAGATCAAAAAGGGACTGAAAGAAGCTCATGAAAGAGTAGAAATTGGGAAAAGCCCCAAAAGTtcttctgaaaatgaagaaagtgATGATGGCCTAATACCTGCTTTCAGGTGGAATGGGAATCAAAAGCAACTTAAAGAAGACTTTGAACTCGAAGTAAATGAGATAAGGCTGAAAGAGGCTTCCAAGCTGAGGGAAAATGAGGCATATGGAAGCGAtcaaaatagaaagaaatttAAAGATGTTTATGGAGAAGGAAATAGACTTCAAGAAGCAGGTGACAACAAAGGGATTCAGAAAGTTATGAATCAAACCCCAATGCAAGAACAGATTAATGGGATGTTGAATGAGGCTCAAAGGAAAAAAGTCACTGAGGGAACATCAAGCCAAACATTAGCAATGGAAGGAAGTGTAGATGTATCAAATGAGAATAGTCACCTGGAGCAATCTGAGAATATGGAGCAAGATGTAGGTGGAATGGAAAAAGATAAGGGATTGAACAAAGCTTTTGTCATGGAGAGGAATGAAGAAGAGGGAAACATGAAGAATGCTAAAGCAACTGATGAGACCGAGGAAATTGAGAGTGAAGAAGATCTTGCAGCTCAATCAACCTCCATTCATGAAGAATTTATTGGAAAACTGAAGGTATCTAAAAAATCTGTTGCTGACCAAGATATTGGAAAGATGAGAGCAGAATGTGAAGTTGgggaaaagaaattgaaagagATAGGGGTGGAAAATCAACTGGCTAATGAAAAAATCAGAGCACCTGAAATGACTGCAGGAGATGCAGAGCATTTAGGTACCCAATCAGAAAAGGAGGGAGACACAGTGACAAAGGCTGATAACAGAGGCACAGAAGCAACTGGACCTGTTACAGTACAGGAGACTGTAAATGTCCAGAAAACTGCCCAGTGGTTTCATGTTGGTCAATCCACAGAAAGCAAAGCAAAGAGTACTAATGAAACTTCTTCTATGGTGAAAAATGCTGAAAGGATGGGAAGAGAGTCAGAAAAGGATCTTACACAGACAGAAGAGGAGGGGGATAGAGAAAGAGAACGAGAAAAAGACGTTGAGAAAGCCATGCTGGAGGCTGAGAGGGAAAGGGAAAGACAAAAGGATAGGATGGCAGTTGATAGAGCAACTTTTGAGGCTCGCGATAGGGCATATGCTGAAGCTTGTGAAAGGGCTGCATTTGAAAGAGCAACTGTGGAAGTACGGTACAAGGCACTGGCTGAGGCCAGGGAAAGACTTGAGAAGGCATGCACTGAGGCCAGGGATAAGTCAAACATTGATAAAGAAACTATAGAGGCAAGATTGAAAGCAGAGCGTGCTGCAGTAGAAAGAGCAACTGCAGAGGCTCAAGACCAAGCCatggaaaaattaaagaatgaaaGGACTGCATTTGAGTCCAGAGAACAGTTAGAGAGATCTGTATCTGACAAGTTTTGTAGAAGACAAGACTCTTCATCCTCC GATATGCTGGATCCACAGTTTCAGAACTTAAGCTCTTCCACAGGTTCCAGACATCCATATTCACTTTATGGTG CTGCCTCTTTTTCTGAGAGATCAGAAAGAGAAGGTGAATCAGCTCAGAGGTGTAGAGCTAGACTGGAGAGGCATCGCCGAACAGCTGAGCGTGCA GCGAAAGCTTTGGCAGAAAAGAACATGCGTGACCTTCTAGCTCAGAAAGAACAGGCTGAAAGAAAT AGGCTATCCGAGACTCTGGATGCTGAAGTAAGGAGATGGTCAGGTGGAAAAGAAGGAAACTTGCGTGCCTTACTTTCTACCTTGCAATAT ATCCTTGGGCCTGATTCTGGGTGGCAACTAATCCCATTGACCGAGGTCATTACTTCTGCTGCTGTGAAAAAAGCTTACAGGAAGGCCACCCTGTGTGTTCATCCTGACAAATTACAGCAACGTGGAGCAAGTATTCAACACAAATACATATGTGAAAAGGTTTTCGATCTTTTGAAG GAAGCTTGGAACAAATTCAACTCAGAGGAGCGGTAA
- the LOC114375359 gene encoding uncharacterized protein LOC114375359, with translation MFRSTSTRGGPSKYERLEKELADNGTSNEEFKRSTSLPSRAMGSTFRDINLQRNPTKNANSKPKEKKSHPLFSFFDLRRKKKTTARPEFARYLEYVKEGGMWDLNSNKPVMYYK, from the coding sequence ATGTTTAGATCCACTAGTACTCGAGGAGGGCCTTCCAAGTATGAGAGATTAGAAAAAGAACTTGCTGACAATGGAACTTCAAATGAGGAGTTTAAGAGGAGCACAAGTTTGCCTTCTCGGGCTATGGGTTCAACCTTTCGAGACATCAATCTACAGAGAAACCCCACAAAAAATGCCAATAGTAAACCTAAGGAGAAGAAGAGTCACCCACTCTTCAGCTTCTTTGATCTTCGccggaagaagaaaacaacagCTAGGCCTGAATTTGCGAGGTATCTTGAGTATGTGAAGGAAGGAGGCATGtgggatttgaattccaataaACCTGTCATGTATTACAAGTGA